The nucleotide sequence GATAAGTATGACTACGATATAACCAAGTGTCGTTACAAGGATCTTTTCCAGCCTTCTAAAACCAACAAATTGGATTCCGTAAAGATAAATATGAAAAAGCAGATTTACGAATCTGTCCGAAAACAGATGAATATGCTTACAGATGTTACGCAACAGATCCAGCCTGCCGGCAACCTGGCCATGAAGGAGGTTGCCGAAAAGCCGGAAGATTAACTGCTTTTACGGTAGCTTATAATGGCCATCGCATTGAAGACTACGGCGAACAAACAGACTGCACCAAACTGTTTGGTAAGGTCGGCAAACTGACTACCCTTTAGGTAGACCATCCGGATTACTTCAACAAAATAGCTTAACGGGTTGAGCCATGTTAGTTTTTGTGCCCATTCAGGCATACTGCTTATCGGGGTAAAAAGGCCTCCCATCAAGTTAAATATGATTATAAAAAAGAAGGCGGTGAACATGGCCTGGTGCTGCGATTCTGACACGGATGATATGGTTAGTCCGAATCCGGTAAAGGCAATCAGATATACAGCAGCAAACAAATAAATCACACCAAAACCGCCCAATGGTGTAAGGCCGTAAACCGCCCAGGCAACGATTGCCCCAAGAGTGAGAAGTACAAATCCAATTACCCAAAAAGGAATTAATTTAGATAGCAGAAAGATGTACTTGGGTACCGGGGTAACATTTATCTGTTCAATCGTTCCTTTTTCTTTTTCGCTCACAATATTTAGTGCCGAAAGAGATCCTCCGACTATGGTAAGCAAAAAGACCATAATGCCAGGAACCATGTAGTTTTTATAACTCATGTGGGGATTAAACAGGTTTGTGCTTTGCACATCAATTTGGGGAACAGAAGCGCTTTGAACGGTTATTTGCCTCGCATTAATTTCGGAGTTGAAACTCTGAATAATATTAGAGAGATAAGAGCTCCCCAATCCCCCTTTTGTTCCATTTACCGTATTGGCGGCTATTAGCACGTGGGAAGTTCCTTCCTCAGTAATCCGTCGTTCAAAATTAGCAGGAATTTCCAACACCAGATCGGCCGAATTATTTTCGATTTGCTTTAGCGCTTCATCATAACGAGCATGAACTCCGGTGAGCGTAAAATAGCCCGATGAAGTAATCTTCTCTGTCAGCCTGGTGGAATAAACCGAATGGTCATTGTCTATAAGCGTAAGATTGATGTTATTCATCTCAAAATTAGCAGCAAATGGCAATACAATCAACTGCATTATGGGAAGAAAAAGAATCATTCTGGGTAAAAATTTATCCCGGCGAATCTGTTTGAACTCCTTTTCAAGAAGAAATCGTAATGTTTTCATATACTATTCCAACCGTATTTTAAAACGTTTAACACTCAACCCAACCAATACTACAATCATAAGCAAAAGAACAGAAACCTCTTGCCAGACATCTATCCACCCCAAGCCTTTGATCATTACATCCCTGATTGCCAGTATATACCACTTTGCCGGAACAATATTGGCAATTCCTTGTAAAATAAGCGGCATATTTTCTATCGGGAAAATCATCCCGCTCAACAGCATCACCGGCAACATTAGTGCTACCCCGCTAACCAGCATAGCTGCCTGTTGTGTCTCGGTAATGGTAGAAATAAGCAACCCCAGACTAAGTGACAGCAGGGCATAAATAACAGATATACTTAACAACAGAATTATACTTCCATTAATTGGCACATCCAACAGGAAGTAAGACAACAGCAGTATGCTGACTACATTTGCCATGCTAAGCAACAGGTAAGGCACTGCTTTAGCCAGTATTATATAGATTGGCTTAAGTGGCGATACAAGAAGGACCTCCATGGTGCCCATCTCTTTTTCCTTCACAATACCTACGGAAGTCATCATCGCGCAAATCAAAATAAGGATGAGCCCCATTACTCCGGGTACAAAATTATACGATCCTTTCATCTGTGGATTATATAAAAGCTTAACGTCTGCCTGCACCTGCCCCGGCTTTGTTTGATTTTGAGCTGGCATGAGTTCCTGCTGATACGTACGGATGATTATATTCGCATAGTTTACGAGCGATGTCGCCTCATTTGGATCGGTAGCATCGGCAAGCAATTGTATCTGAGGATTGCTTCCTTTTAGTAAATCGCCGGCAAACTGCGGAGGAAATACAACAACCATCCGCACCTTATTTCTTTTAAAAAGTGTTTGTGCTTCCTCGTAAGTATTTACGCTTGAATGATATTTAAAATATTCGCTGGCAATAAGCTGGTCTGTTATCTTTTGCGTTGCCTCATCCTTACTATAGTCCAATACGGCAATGGGCACTTCCTTCACTTCGGTGGTGATGGCAAAGCCAAATAGAATAATCAACGCAATGGGCATGCCCAACAGAATCAACATCGTTCGGGTATCCCGGAAGATGTGAAAAAACTCTTTGCGTACAAACGACAAAAACTGTTTCATAATTTAATCGGCTTTACGTTTTGCCTGGCGTGCCAGGCTATGGAACACTTCATTCATCGTATTAGCACCAAAACTCGCTTTCAGTACAGAAGGTGCATCCAGCGCTTCTATCTTTCCATCCACCATAATGGATACACGGTTACAGTATTCTGCCTCGTCCATATAATGGGTGGTGGCGAAGACGGTTATTCCTCGTTCCGCAGCCTGATAAATCAGTTCCCAGAACTGCCGCCGGGTAATTGGATCGACACCTCCGGTTGGTTCGTCAAGGAAAACCAGCTTTGGATCGTGCAACACTGCCACACTGAAAGCCAGCTTCTGTTTCCAGCCCAGTGGCAACGACTTAACCATTGTATCGCGCTCACTCTGTAAGCCAAGCACATGAAGCAGCTCGTCGGTTTTAGATGCTATTTGTTTTGTTGTTAATCCGTAAATTCCACCAAATAACCGGATGTTCTCCCAAACTTTAAGATCGTCGTAAAGGGAAAACTTCTGACTCATATAGCCTATATTTTTCTTTATTTGTTCGGTTTGTCTGAATATATCAAAACCTGCTACTTTCCCTTCGCCCGAAGTGGGATGCAATAAACCGCAAAGCATGCGCATCGCAGTAGTTTTCCCGGCTCCATTGGCTCCAAGAAATCCAAATATCTCACCTTGAGCAACAGAAAACGAGATATGGTCTACGGCAGTAAAACTACCGAAGCGTTTTGTTAAATTCGTTGTCTCTATTACATTCATTGTTTTCTTTCTAAGCTGTTGATGTATTTCTTATCCAAACTGCATAAAGCAGTCTTCAATAGTTGGCTCTATAAGTTCCATTTCTATATCAGCATACCCCTTTTTGTGCAGGTAGTCGAGTAAATGAGTCTTCTCCGCTCCTTCTTTAAGCAGCAAGTGATGCGCATCCCCAAAAGCATAACAGGATTGTGTCCCGGGATATTCCCTCAGGTCTAAAAGCAAATGAAACATGGATGTGCTACGGATGCTCCAGGGATGAATTCCCATCGAATTGCGAATGCCCTGAGGAGTATCGATAGACAAACATTGTCCGCCTTTCATCAGCGCGATGCGGTCGCATCGGTTTGCCTCGTCCATATAGGGAGTAGAAACCAAGATGGTAATTCCCTGCTCCTTGAGTCGATCAAGCATATCCCAGAACTCTTTCCGCGACACAGGATCTACTCCAGTAGTAGGTTCATCCAGAAACAACACCGATGGCTTGTGAATAAGCGCACAGCAAAGTGCCAGCTTTTGTTTCATTCCACCCGAAAGAGCTCCGGCCCTTCTATCCTTGAATGGCTCGATCTGTACATAGATATCCCTGATAAGATCGTAATTCTCTTTGATAGAGGTGTTGAACACCGTGGCAAAGAAAGTCAGATTTTCTTCCACAGAAAGATCTTGGTACAAGGAAAATCGCCCCGGCATGTAACCGGCGAGCAATCGTATCTGCTTATAATCACGTACCACATCGTGTCCACAAACTGTAGCTGTTCCTTTATCGGCAATCAGCAACGTGGTGAGTATCCGAAACAGGGTTGTTTTGCCCGCACCATCCGGACCAATAAGGCCAAACAGTTCACCCGGAAGTACATCCAGCGAAATATTGTCCAGTGCTTGCACCTGTCCGTAGCTTTTAGATACCTGTTCAATATGGATGCTGTTGTTGTTCATTTAAAAACCACCTCCCCGTATTGCCCTATCTTAATGAATCCGTCGTTCTTTACAGAAATCTTGATTGCGTATACCAGGTTAGCCCGTTCATCTTTTGTCTGAATGCCTTTGGGAGTAAACTCTGCTTTATCCGAAATCCATGTAATAATTCCGGCATATGAACGCTGTTCGTCTTTACCGTAATCGGCGTTCACCGTTACTTTCTGGCCCAGTTTTAGTTTCGAAAGCTGATCAGACGTGATGTATGCCCTCAGATAGAGTAAATCGGTATCAGCTATCTTATAGAGAGGTTTCCCTAAAGTGGTTATCTCGCCGGCCTCGGCATACTTTACCAAAACGGTTCCGGTGATTGGGTTAGACAGTCGCGACTTCTGCAGCTGATCATCTAATTGCATTACCTGAAACTGAATACCTTCTGCTTCCATGTCTGCCCCACCCGATGTTTTACTTAAAGATGAATACTGAGCATCCAACTGTTTCTGCAAGAAGCGGATATTGTTCACAATATCATCTACTTGTTTCTGATTACCTGCTTTTGCTTTCACCAGGTTTTCCATGCGCTGTTGTTCGCTTCGGGCAGTGGCTATCTGCTGCTCGAGTGCCGCAATCTGTTTGCGGATATCAGGTTTGCGGACGTCTACCGACTTTAATCCGGCTACTAACTGCATTTTTTTGA is from uncultured Macellibacteroides sp. and encodes:
- a CDS encoding ABC transporter permease yields the protein MKTLRFLLEKEFKQIRRDKFLPRMILFLPIMQLIVLPFAANFEMNNINLTLIDNDHSVYSTRLTEKITSSGYFTLTGVHARYDEALKQIENNSADLVLEIPANFERRITEEGTSHVLIAANTVNGTKGGLGSSYLSNIIQSFNSEINARQITVQSASVPQIDVQSTNLFNPHMSYKNYMVPGIMVFLLTIVGGSLSALNIVSEKEKGTIEQINVTPVPKYIFLLSKLIPFWVIGFVLLTLGAIVAWAVYGLTPLGGFGVIYLFAAVYLIAFTGFGLTISSVSESQHQAMFTAFFFIIIFNLMGGLFTPISSMPEWAQKLTWLNPLSYFVEVIRMVYLKGSQFADLTKQFGAVCLFAVVFNAMAIISYRKSS
- a CDS encoding ABC transporter permease, translated to MKQFLSFVRKEFFHIFRDTRTMLILLGMPIALIILFGFAITTEVKEVPIAVLDYSKDEATQKITDQLIASEYFKYHSSVNTYEEAQTLFKRNKVRMVVVFPPQFAGDLLKGSNPQIQLLADATDPNEATSLVNYANIIIRTYQQELMPAQNQTKPGQVQADVKLLYNPQMKGSYNFVPGVMGLILILICAMMTSVGIVKEKEMGTMEVLLVSPLKPIYIILAKAVPYLLLSMANVVSILLLSYFLLDVPINGSIILLLSISVIYALLSLSLGLLISTITETQQAAMLVSGVALMLPVMLLSGMIFPIENMPLILQGIANIVPAKWYILAIRDVMIKGLGWIDVWQEVSVLLLMIVVLVGLSVKRFKIRLE
- a CDS encoding ABC transporter ATP-binding protein, translating into MNVIETTNLTKRFGSFTAVDHISFSVAQGEIFGFLGANGAGKTTAMRMLCGLLHPTSGEGKVAGFDIFRQTEQIKKNIGYMSQKFSLYDDLKVWENIRLFGGIYGLTTKQIASKTDELLHVLGLQSERDTMVKSLPLGWKQKLAFSVAVLHDPKLVFLDEPTGGVDPITRRQFWELIYQAAERGITVFATTHYMDEAEYCNRVSIMVDGKIEALDAPSVLKASFGANTMNEVFHSLARQAKRKAD
- a CDS encoding ABC transporter ATP-binding protein gives rise to the protein MNNNSIHIEQVSKSYGQVQALDNISLDVLPGELFGLIGPDGAGKTTLFRILTTLLIADKGTATVCGHDVVRDYKQIRLLAGYMPGRFSLYQDLSVEENLTFFATVFNTSIKENYDLIRDIYVQIEPFKDRRAGALSGGMKQKLALCCALIHKPSVLFLDEPTTGVDPVSRKEFWDMLDRLKEQGITILVSTPYMDEANRCDRIALMKGGQCLSIDTPQGIRNSMGIHPWSIRSTSMFHLLLDLREYPGTQSCYAFGDAHHLLLKEGAEKTHLLDYLHKKGYADIEMELIEPTIEDCFMQFG
- a CDS encoding HlyD family efflux transporter periplasmic adaptor subunit, translated to MKNLKYIFASIAIAGLSSCGNNSDSYDATGAFEATEILVSAEVNGKIMTFTPQEGDRIEAGAIVGYIDTTQLYLKKMQLVAGLKSVDVRKPDIRKQIAALEQQIATARSEQQRMENLVKAKAGNQKQVDDIVNNIRFLQKQLDAQYSSLSKTSGGADMEAEGIQFQVMQLDDQLQKSRLSNPITGTVLVKYAEAGEITTLGKPLYKIADTDLLYLRAYITSDQLSKLKLGQKVTVNADYGKDEQRSYAGIITWISDKAEFTPKGIQTKDERANLVYAIKISVKNDGFIKIGQYGEVVFK